TTGAGAGCTCGGAGACGAGGCgagcgctcgtcgccgcgctcgacgaggccggTTACGTCTGGCGCGAGTACCACGCGTCCCCCGTCGACATCGGGGTGCCGTGTACCAGGACGCGGTACTACGCCCTGGCGAAGCGAAAGCCCCTTTCCTTCGTCGAttgcgccgaggacgccggcctTTGCGCGGTTGAACGCTTCACCCTCATCGGGTGGTCGGACGAGTTTTGTCCGACAGAAAAACGGTTttgtccgacgacgacgaccgttacgacgaccgaCCAGACCTcgcgacctcgtccgcgaaggATCGCGGAGTACCTCGAGCGACCCGTGCacgacgcggacctcgcggtgGAAGCCGGGACGGTGGAGAGGTACTGGCGATGGCTCGACGtggtgtcgccgtcgtgcgTTCGATGCTCCACGTTCACCTCGGGGTACGGCAAGACGGTGTACGGAGGGTCCgtgctcgcgtccgacgcgttcgtcgcggaacactgcgacgtggacgctggtaccgggcgcgcgaggctcgtcGGACCGTTCAAGGGGGAGTGGGCTGGGGAGATGCGGTACTTCTCGCCGAGGGAGATGGCGAATCTGCACGGTTTGGACGCCGGGTGGAGGCTCCCCTCGAGGGAGCTGACGAGGCGACAGCTGTGGTTCACGGTGGGAAACTCGATCTCCGTGGACGTGGTGGCGGCGCTGATGCGGCAGCTGATGCGAGATTAGACTAGTCTGTGTTGTAGtgtcgacgcgtcgaaggGTGAGAGGCGGCCAAAGATTGTGCCGTGTGCTGGACTGCTGGAACTGAAAGGGCCAGGCCAGGTGGACTGGCTGGAGCAACAAAATTGTCGAAATAGTCGAACCACTGTTACGGGGCACGTCGGGTTGACGCGACCCAGCGGCGCGAATTTGTGACCGACTGTCCCGTATCGA
This DNA window, taken from Micromonas commoda chromosome 2, complete sequence, encodes the following:
- a CDS encoding DNA methyltransferase (Predicted DNA methyltransferase similar to the mammalian DNMT2 methyltransferases. ChromDB ID: DMT20102); this translates as MSAAAPAAAVSPTPRHRRHHRRRTSWRGRLAASSSAPASTSGSDGPSSSRETTATARSVKMVEFYAGMGTMRWSLERALESDMGASVTALASIDNSEVANAVYLANYPDENASGVLMRRNVEHLSSVETLDARFGGADVWTLSPPCQPYTRKGKRLHGEDPRAGSFARILEALPKLRAPPERILVENVVGFESSETRRALVAALDEAGYVWREYHASPVDIGVPCTRTRYYALAKRKPLSFVDCAEDAGLCATSRPRPRRIAEYLERPVHDADLAVEAGTVERYWRWLDVVSPSCVRCSTFTSGYGKTVYGGSVLASDAFVAEHCDVDAGTGRARLVGPFKGEWAGEMRYFSPREMANLHGLDAGWRLPSRELTRRQLWFTVGNSISVDVVAALMRQLMRD